Proteins encoded together in one Streptomyces umbrinus window:
- a CDS encoding IclR family transcriptional regulator, whose translation MPTPKPPRAHDSDTDTSTSTSTADGTDGTASRLAEPGGSSGKVQSLERAITLLEATADSAPDGDTATNLASRCGLNRATAWRLLSTMEQYGLVERDPLTSRYTVGFAVARMASAAGFDGLIRRSHGILRQVCEQTGETANLAVVQQLGLTYVDEVTPPVVLSAKWLGRQAPLHATSTGKALLAWLPAEEVDVLLAEPLTAYTDTTIADRGRLRAELAETRERGYSVCAGEMERNLYGVSAPVLGTRDRPFAVLSIWGPQDRVPESRFPALGALACGAADEVARAARAL comes from the coding sequence ATGCCTACGCCCAAGCCCCCTCGCGCCCACGACAGCGACACAGACACAAGTACCAGCACCAGCACCGCCGACGGCACTGACGGCACCGCCTCGCGCCTCGCCGAGCCCGGTGGATCATCCGGCAAGGTCCAGTCCCTGGAGCGCGCGATCACGCTGCTGGAGGCGACGGCGGACAGCGCGCCGGACGGCGACACCGCGACGAATCTCGCAAGCCGCTGCGGGCTCAACCGGGCCACGGCCTGGCGGCTGCTGTCCACCATGGAGCAGTACGGCCTGGTCGAGCGCGATCCGCTGACCAGCCGTTACACCGTGGGTTTCGCGGTCGCCCGGATGGCCTCGGCCGCCGGGTTCGACGGGCTGATCCGGCGCTCGCACGGCATCCTGCGCCAGGTCTGCGAGCAGACGGGCGAGACGGCCAACCTCGCGGTGGTGCAGCAGCTCGGGCTGACGTACGTCGACGAGGTGACTCCCCCGGTGGTCCTCAGCGCCAAGTGGCTCGGGCGGCAGGCGCCGCTGCACGCCACCTCGACCGGGAAGGCGCTGCTGGCCTGGCTGCCGGCGGAGGAGGTGGACGTGCTGCTGGCCGAGCCGCTGACCGCGTACACCGACACGACGATCGCCGACCGGGGGCGGCTGCGCGCGGAGCTGGCTGAGACGCGGGAGCGCGGATACAGCGTGTGCGCGGGTGAGATGGAGCGGAATCTGTACGGGGTGTCCGCACCCGTCCTCGGCACCCGCGACCGGCCGTTCGCCGTGCTCAGCATCTGGGGCCCGCAGGACCGGGTGCCCGAGTCCCGTTTCCCGGCGCTGGGCGCGCTGGCGTGTGGCGCGGCCGACGAAGTGGCGCGGGCGGCACGCGCGTTGTGA
- a CDS encoding roadblock/LC7 domain-containing protein, with product MTAPKAAGHTTTSSSTGELNWLLDDLVARVASIRKALVLSGDGLPTGVSTDLTREDSEHLAAVASGFHSLAKGVGRHFEAGSVRQTIVELDEAFLFVTAAGDGSCLAVLSDSDSDVGQVAYEMTLLVKRVGAHLAAAPRTELPSGG from the coding sequence ATGACCGCACCGAAGGCCGCCGGCCACACCACGACCAGCTCGTCGACGGGGGAACTCAACTGGCTCCTCGACGACTTGGTGGCGCGTGTCGCCAGCATCCGCAAAGCACTCGTGCTCTCCGGGGACGGCCTCCCCACGGGGGTCTCCACCGACCTGACGAGGGAGGACAGCGAACATCTGGCCGCCGTCGCCTCCGGGTTCCACAGCCTCGCCAAGGGCGTCGGGCGCCACTTCGAGGCGGGCAGCGTCCGGCAGACCATCGTCGAACTGGACGAGGCCTTCCTGTTCGTCACGGCGGCGGGCGACGGCAGCTGCCTCGCGGTCCTCTCCGACTCCGACTCCGATGTCGGGCAGGTCGCGTACGAGATGACACTGCTGGTCAAGAGGGTCGGCGCACATCTGGCCGCCGCTCCACGCACCGAATTGCCCTCGGGCGGGTAG
- a CDS encoding 3-hydroxyacyl-CoA dehydrogenase NAD-binding domain-containing protein, whose amino-acid sequence MVPHTSDSPDTTQTSVSRPAPQDVRTVACVGAGVIGGGWVAHFLARGYAVRAWDPAPDAEARLRRLVDAAWPALQQLGLAPGASPARLTVTDTLEEAVSDAQFVQESAPEKLELKRELLTKLDAATPAGIVIASSTSGYPMTDMQTEAVTPGRLVVGHPFNPPYLVPLVEVVGGEHTDAAAVEWASRFYEVAGKSVITMEREVPGFIANRLQEALWREALHMVANGEATVREIDRSITEGPGLRWAFMGPMLTFALAGGEGGMAHMLDHFGPSLKSPWTRLEAPELDRALYDAVVAGCEDASAGRTIADLVAERDQGVIDVLRATGRLPGTGAR is encoded by the coding sequence TTGGTGCCCCACACTTCAGACTCCCCCGACACCACACAGACCTCAGTGTCCCGGCCCGCCCCCCAGGACGTACGCACCGTGGCCTGCGTCGGTGCCGGGGTCATCGGCGGCGGCTGGGTCGCCCACTTCCTGGCCCGCGGCTACGCCGTCAGGGCCTGGGACCCGGCGCCCGACGCCGAGGCCCGGCTGCGCCGTCTGGTGGACGCCGCGTGGCCCGCGCTGCAGCAGTTGGGCCTCGCCCCGGGCGCCTCCCCGGCCCGTCTGACGGTCACCGACACGCTCGAAGAGGCGGTGTCGGACGCCCAGTTCGTGCAGGAGAGCGCCCCGGAGAAGCTGGAGCTCAAGCGCGAGCTGCTGACGAAACTGGACGCGGCGACGCCCGCCGGGATCGTCATCGCCTCGTCCACGTCCGGCTATCCGATGACGGACATGCAGACGGAGGCCGTCACCCCGGGCCGGCTGGTCGTCGGCCACCCCTTCAATCCGCCGTACCTCGTCCCGCTCGTCGAGGTCGTCGGCGGCGAGCACACGGACGCGGCGGCGGTCGAGTGGGCCTCCCGCTTCTACGAGGTCGCGGGCAAGTCCGTGATCACCATGGAGCGCGAGGTCCCCGGTTTCATCGCCAACCGTCTCCAGGAGGCGCTGTGGCGGGAGGCCCTGCACATGGTCGCCAACGGCGAGGCGACGGTGCGTGAGATAGACAGGTCCATCACCGAGGGCCCCGGTCTGCGCTGGGCGTTCATGGGCCCGATGCTCACCTTCGCCCTGGCAGGCGGGGAGGGCGGCATGGCGCACATGCTGGACCACTTCGGCCCGTCCCTGAAGTCCCCGTGGACCCGGCTGGAGGCCCCGGAGCTGGACCGGGCGCTCTACGACGCCGTCGTCGCGGGCTGCGAGGACGCCTCCGCCGGACGGACGATCGCGGACCTCGTCGCGGAGCGCGACCAGGGGGTCATAGACGTGCTGCGCGCCACCGGCCGGCTGCCCGGGACCGGCGCCCGATGA
- a CDS encoding sensor histidine kinase — protein MRFRGKSIRRKIVALLLVPLVSLTGIWGFATVLTGREVNQLFDTTFIVQEIGYPTEDVISVLQDERRQTLVYLADPRASEALADLRRTRTATDEVVSKIRRNAKDGDVRDEMGTDTTERLTALLDAFDGVGPLRQTVEDGTVTREQALYLYNRLVDPCYTLLANLQVLDNVDVDKQGRALVNMSRARELLAREDALLGSALVVGRVTREEARDVSDLVAQRTLMYEVGLPLLPTTERARYDRYWKNASTAPLRVAEQSVIASSPGEPRGVTAKSWDGVAGDVLDGLDKLNTQASDRFQDRVRPVAIGVIVKAGIAGVLGLGALLVSLFMSVRIGRSLVRDLRRLRQEAHETAGVRLPSVMRRLSAGEQVDVETEVPRLEYEKNEIGEVSQALNILQRAAVEAAVKQSELRSGVSEVFVNLARRSQVLLHKQLTLLDTMERRTDDTDELADLFRLDHLTTRMRRHAEGLVILSGAAPSRQWRKPVQLMDVVRAAVAEVEDYERIEVRRLPRMAVTGSAVADVTHLVAELLENATVFSPPHTAVQVLGERVANGFTLEIHDRGLGMAAEALLDANLRLAETPEFELSDTDRLGLFVVSRLAQRQNVRVSLQPSPYGGTTAVVFVPDALLSDDVPDTNGMGFRLDRALPSKKDGDESRTAALSQVPVTLPGRTASMLDGPVELEAPVDLDALGDFPDALDDQDAERGGIFRPRRSIAGVPGDQQQARQDPHEPSHADGGAEEPSGAPVQLPRRRTPKLVSSHGRPVTQTKTRRDEATDRADADEVTELPQAARESSERPGVLEDLPKRSRSVRRGPSRREPGDSLGSRRDSADDWPGATDSADGAVERRQALGRGGGPSGPAGPDEALTRGPEAVEGRRDADAPALPQRASRRGGESGGTHPGTPAGGGTRPGAAAGGGTGALPRRVRQANLAPQLKDGPDRRAAHDAVRGAEPTERDADEVRNRMASLQRGWRRGREENAEGDEAQDGTAPGTTKGDGR, from the coding sequence ATGCGCTTTCGCGGGAAGTCCATCCGCCGGAAGATCGTGGCGCTGTTGCTCGTGCCGCTGGTTTCCCTGACCGGGATCTGGGGCTTCGCCACCGTACTCACGGGGCGCGAGGTCAACCAGCTGTTCGACACGACGTTCATCGTCCAGGAGATCGGCTATCCGACCGAGGACGTCATCAGCGTCCTGCAGGACGAGCGCCGCCAGACGCTCGTCTATCTCGCCGACCCCCGGGCCTCCGAGGCACTCGCCGATCTGCGGCGCACCCGGACCGCCACCGACGAGGTCGTGTCGAAGATCCGTCGGAACGCCAAGGACGGAGACGTACGGGACGAGATGGGCACGGACACCACCGAGCGGCTCACCGCGCTCCTGGACGCCTTCGACGGCGTCGGTCCGCTGCGCCAGACCGTCGAGGACGGCACCGTCACCCGCGAGCAGGCTCTTTACCTCTACAACCGCCTGGTGGACCCCTGTTACACCCTCCTGGCCAACCTCCAGGTCCTGGACAACGTGGACGTGGACAAGCAGGGTCGTGCCCTCGTCAACATGTCGCGCGCCCGTGAGCTGCTCGCCCGTGAGGACGCCCTCCTCGGCTCCGCCCTCGTCGTCGGCCGGGTGACCCGCGAGGAGGCCCGTGACGTCTCCGACCTCGTCGCCCAGCGCACGCTCATGTACGAGGTCGGCCTGCCGCTGCTGCCCACCACCGAGCGCGCACGCTACGACCGCTACTGGAAGAACGCCTCCACCGCACCGCTGCGCGTGGCCGAGCAGTCCGTCATCGCCTCCTCGCCCGGCGAGCCCCGCGGAGTCACCGCGAAGAGCTGGGACGGCGTCGCGGGCGACGTCCTCGACGGGCTCGACAAGCTCAACACCCAGGCGAGCGACCGCTTCCAGGACCGGGTGCGCCCCGTTGCGATCGGCGTCATCGTCAAGGCCGGCATCGCCGGGGTGCTGGGCCTGGGCGCGCTGCTGGTCTCGCTCTTCATGTCCGTACGCATCGGCCGCAGCCTCGTCCGCGACCTGCGCCGGCTCCGCCAGGAGGCCCACGAGACCGCCGGCGTACGGCTGCCCAGCGTGATGCGCCGCCTCTCCGCGGGCGAACAGGTCGACGTGGAGACCGAGGTCCCGCGTCTGGAGTACGAGAAGAACGAGATCGGCGAGGTCAGCCAGGCCCTCAACATCCTGCAGCGGGCCGCCGTCGAGGCCGCCGTCAAACAGTCCGAGCTGCGCAGCGGCGTCTCCGAGGTCTTCGTGAACCTCGCCCGCCGCAGCCAGGTCCTGCTGCACAAGCAGCTCACCCTGCTCGACACCATGGAGCGCAGGACCGACGACACCGACGAACTCGCCGACCTGTTCCGCCTCGACCACCTGACGACCCGTATGCGCCGGCACGCCGAGGGCCTGGTGATCCTCTCCGGCGCCGCCCCGTCCCGGCAGTGGCGCAAACCCGTCCAGCTGATGGACGTCGTACGCGCCGCCGTCGCCGAGGTCGAGGACTACGAGCGCATCGAGGTACGGCGGCTGCCGCGGATGGCCGTCACCGGGTCCGCGGTCGCCGACGTCACCCACCTGGTGGCCGAACTCCTGGAGAACGCCACGGTGTTCTCGCCGCCGCACACGGCCGTCCAGGTGCTCGGCGAGCGTGTCGCCAACGGCTTCACCCTGGAGATCCACGACCGCGGCCTCGGCATGGCCGCGGAGGCGCTCCTCGACGCCAACCTGCGGCTCGCCGAGACCCCCGAGTTCGAACTCTCGGACACCGACCGGCTCGGTCTCTTCGTGGTCAGCCGGCTCGCCCAGCGGCAGAACGTCCGCGTCTCGCTGCAGCCGTCCCCGTACGGCGGCACCACCGCGGTGGTCTTCGTCCCGGACGCGCTCCTCTCGGACGACGTGCCCGACACGAACGGCATGGGCTTCCGGCTCGACCGGGCGCTCCCCTCGAAGAAGGACGGCGACGAGAGCCGTACGGCGGCCCTGTCCCAGGTGCCGGTCACGCTGCCCGGCCGGACCGCCTCGATGCTGGACGGCCCTGTCGAACTCGAGGCGCCCGTCGATCTGGACGCCCTCGGCGACTTCCCGGACGCCCTCGACGACCAGGACGCCGAACGAGGCGGCATCTTCCGCCCGCGCCGCTCCATCGCAGGGGTGCCGGGGGACCAGCAGCAGGCACGGCAGGATCCGCACGAGCCGTCGCACGCCGACGGAGGAGCCGAAGAGCCGTCCGGCGCGCCCGTACAGCTTCCGCGCCGCCGGACCCCCAAGCTCGTCAGCTCCCACGGGCGCCCCGTGACCCAGACCAAGACGCGGCGCGACGAGGCGACGGACCGCGCGGACGCCGACGAGGTGACGGAACTGCCCCAGGCGGCCCGGGAGTCGTCCGAGCGGCCCGGCGTGCTGGAGGACCTGCCGAAGCGGTCGAGGAGCGTCAGGCGAGGACCGTCCCGCCGCGAGCCCGGGGACTCCCTCGGCTCCCGCCGGGACTCCGCGGACGACTGGCCCGGAGCCACCGACTCGGCGGACGGCGCTGTGGAGCGCCGTCAGGCGCTCGGACGCGGCGGCGGCCCCAGCGGCCCGGCGGGCCCCGACGAGGCGCTCACGCGCGGACCTGAGGCCGTCGAAGGCCGCCGGGACGCAGATGCCCCGGCCCTTCCGCAGCGCGCCTCGCGTCGCGGCGGCGAGTCGGGCGGCACTCATCCCGGTACTCCGGCCGGCGGCGGAACGCGCCCCGGCGCGGCTGCCGGGGGTGGCACCGGCGCGCTGCCCCGCCGTGTACGGCAGGCCAATCTGGCCCCTCAGCTCAAGGACGGCCCCGACCGGCGGGCGGCGCACGACGCGGTCCGCGGGGCGGAACCGACGGAGCGCGACGCGGACGAAGTACGCAACCGTATGGCTTCGCTCCAGCGCGGCTGGCGACGCGGCCGTGAGGAGAACGCCGAGGGCGACGAGGCCCAGGACGGCACAGCACCAGGAACGACTAAGGGAGACGGTCGATGA
- a CDS encoding thioesterase family protein yields MTSLPLFRETVHPEWIDYNGHLSEAFYVLVFGHATDAMMDATGMDAMYRADSGCSLYTVESHIRYLRDVPEGAHLGVRTRILGAGGKKAHFTHEMFVLDAANAAPDADATVVATSELLALHVDQKAGRATPFPEGVRDRLAPLVETAPVWAGRSIARVV; encoded by the coding sequence ATGACGTCCCTGCCCCTCTTCCGCGAGACCGTGCACCCCGAGTGGATCGACTACAACGGGCACTTGAGCGAGGCGTTCTACGTCCTCGTCTTCGGCCACGCCACCGACGCGATGATGGACGCGACGGGGATGGACGCCATGTACCGCGCGGACAGCGGCTGTTCGCTCTACACGGTCGAGTCGCACATCCGCTATCTGCGGGACGTACCCGAGGGGGCCCACCTGGGAGTCCGCACCCGGATCCTCGGGGCGGGCGGCAAGAAGGCGCACTTCACACACGAGATGTTCGTCCTGGACGCGGCGAATGCCGCACCTGACGCGGACGCCACGGTGGTCGCCACGTCGGAACTGCTCGCCCTCCACGTGGACCAGAAGGCGGGACGGGCCACCCCGTTCCCGGAGGGCGTCCGCGACCGGCTCGCCCCGCTGGTGGAGACGGCGCCCGTGTGGGCCGGGCGTTCCATCGCCCGGGTCGTCTGA
- a CDS encoding NAD(P)/FAD-dependent oxidoreductase, with amino-acid sequence MRTVTVVGASLSGLYAARELRAQGFDGRLVVVGDEPHRPYDRPPLSKDFLTGRSGEDQLALSDAEETTELDAEWLLGVRARGLDVRGRTVLLGDGRTVSTDGVVIATGASARRLPGCELAGVHTLRTLDDARALRAELAAGTRRVVVIGGGFIGAETASSCAGLGHDVTVVEAAPLPLVPQLGPEMAAVCAGLHRRGGVDLVTGTGVAGLRGTVAVTGVELADGRLLPADIVIVGIGAIPNTDWLAGSTLALHDGVLCDDGCVTALPQVVAVGDVARVGGTRAEHWTSATEQPRVAVRNLLAGHTAETVRPLPYFWSDQYGARIQFAGRRLDTDTVRITEGGVTDDAPDEGGLLALYERDGRTTAVLSVDRPRPFMRARRELGRGVTVAEAAVS; translated from the coding sequence ATGAGGACCGTGACCGTCGTCGGGGCCTCGCTGTCCGGGCTGTACGCGGCCCGGGAACTGCGTGCCCAGGGGTTCGACGGGCGACTGGTGGTCGTCGGGGACGAACCGCACCGCCCCTACGACCGCCCCCCGTTGTCCAAGGACTTCCTCACCGGCCGGTCCGGCGAGGATCAACTCGCCCTCTCCGACGCCGAGGAGACCACCGAGCTCGACGCCGAGTGGCTGCTCGGCGTCCGCGCCCGCGGCCTGGACGTGCGCGGCCGGACCGTTCTCCTGGGCGACGGCCGCACCGTCTCCACCGACGGCGTGGTCATCGCCACCGGAGCCTCGGCCCGCAGGCTCCCCGGCTGCGAACTCGCCGGAGTCCACACCCTGCGCACCCTCGACGACGCGCGTGCGCTGCGTGCCGAACTCGCCGCGGGCACCCGCCGTGTCGTGGTCATCGGCGGCGGCTTCATCGGTGCCGAGACGGCCTCCTCCTGCGCGGGACTCGGCCACGACGTCACCGTCGTCGAGGCCGCACCCCTGCCGCTGGTGCCCCAACTCGGCCCGGAGATGGCCGCGGTGTGCGCCGGACTGCACCGGCGCGGTGGCGTCGACCTGGTCACGGGCACCGGCGTCGCCGGGCTGCGCGGCACGGTCGCGGTGACCGGCGTTGAACTCGCCGACGGCCGGCTGCTTCCCGCCGACATCGTGATCGTCGGCATCGGAGCCATCCCCAACACCGACTGGCTGGCGGGCTCGACGCTCGCACTGCACGACGGAGTGCTGTGCGACGACGGCTGTGTGACGGCTCTGCCTCAGGTGGTCGCCGTCGGTGACGTCGCCCGCGTCGGCGGCACCCGCGCCGAACACTGGACCAGCGCCACCGAGCAGCCCCGGGTCGCCGTGCGCAACCTCCTCGCGGGGCACACGGCGGAGACCGTGCGCCCACTGCCCTACTTCTGGTCGGACCAGTACGGAGCACGGATCCAGTTCGCCGGACGGCGGCTCGACACCGACACCGTCCGGATCACGGAGGGCGGCGTCACCGACGACGCGCCCGACGAGGGAGGCCTTCTCGCCCTGTACGAGCGGGACGGCCGGACGACCGCGGTGCTCTCCGTCGACCGACCACGACCGTTCATGCGCGCCCGGCGCGAACTCGGGCGCGGGGTGACGGTGGCGGAGGCGGCCGTCTCCTAG
- a CDS encoding 3-keto-5-aminohexanoate cleavage protein, whose protein sequence is MTMNQDVIITCALTGAGDTVRKSPHVPVTPEQIARSAVEAADAGAAAVHIHVRDPETGAPSRDPRLYREVVERIRETGTDVVVNLTAGMGGDLVIDPEEPLRHLPGTDLVGGLDRLPHVEDLLPDICTLDCGSLNFGDGSNLYVSTPDMLRTGARRIQELGVRPELEIFDTGHLWFAKQLRTEGLLDDPTVFQLCMGIPWGAPADPGVLQSMVNMLPEGAQWASFALGRMQMPWVAQSVLLGGHVRVGLEDNLYLGKGVKATNAQLVERAVTIVEAMGARVATPDEARLRLGLKPRG, encoded by the coding sequence ATGACCATGAACCAGGACGTCATCATCACGTGCGCCCTCACCGGTGCCGGCGACACCGTGCGGAAGAGCCCGCACGTCCCCGTGACCCCCGAGCAGATCGCCCGCTCCGCCGTCGAGGCAGCGGATGCCGGAGCGGCCGCAGTCCATATCCACGTGCGCGATCCGGAGACGGGGGCGCCCTCCCGTGACCCGCGGCTGTACCGGGAGGTCGTCGAGCGCATCAGGGAGACCGGCACGGACGTCGTCGTCAACCTGACCGCGGGCATGGGCGGCGACCTGGTCATCGACCCGGAGGAGCCGCTGAGGCACCTGCCCGGCACCGACCTCGTGGGCGGACTCGACCGGTTGCCGCACGTCGAGGACCTGCTGCCCGACATCTGCACGCTGGACTGCGGCTCCCTCAACTTCGGCGACGGCTCGAACCTCTATGTGTCCACCCCGGACATGCTCCGTACGGGGGCGAGGCGCATCCAGGAGCTGGGCGTACGGCCCGAGTTGGAGATCTTCGACACCGGGCACCTCTGGTTCGCCAAGCAGTTGCGCACCGAGGGGCTGCTGGACGATCCGACCGTCTTCCAGCTGTGCATGGGCATCCCTTGGGGCGCGCCCGCCGATCCGGGCGTACTGCAGTCGATGGTGAACATGCTGCCGGAGGGCGCCCAGTGGGCCAGCTTCGCCCTCGGGCGGATGCAGATGCCGTGGGTCGCCCAGTCGGTGCTGCTCGGCGGGCACGTCCGGGTCGGTCTGGAGGACAACCTCTACCTCGGCAAGGGCGTCAAGGCGACCAACGCGCAACTGGTCGAGCGCGCGGTGACGATCGTCGAGGCGATGGGGGCCCGCGTCGCGACGCCGGACGAGGCCCGGCTGAGGCTCGGCCTCAAGCCACGTGGCTGA
- a CDS encoding DUF742 domain-containing protein — translation MSGDSQGMSHWFDDEAGPVVRPYAMTRGRTTSAAQHRLDLIAVVVTELHADDPEADHSLSPEHVDIVGLCRDAPQSVAELAAELDLPVGVVRVLIGDLVDDELVHVTRPVPPAELPDESILRDVISGLRAL, via the coding sequence ATGAGCGGAGACAGTCAGGGGATGTCCCACTGGTTCGACGACGAGGCCGGACCCGTGGTCCGTCCGTATGCCATGACACGCGGCCGCACCACCAGCGCGGCCCAGCACCGCCTCGACCTGATCGCGGTGGTCGTGACCGAGCTGCACGCCGACGACCCGGAGGCGGACCACTCGCTGTCTCCGGAACATGTGGACATCGTCGGGCTCTGCCGTGACGCCCCCCAGTCGGTCGCCGAACTCGCCGCCGAACTCGACCTGCCCGTCGGGGTCGTACGCGTCCTCATCGGCGACCTCGTGGATGACGAGCTGGTCCATGTGACGCGTCCGGTGCCACCGGCCGAGCTGCCGGACGAAAGCATTCTCCGCGATGTGATCAGCGGCCTCCGGGCCCTGTGA